In Pseudomonas sp. PDNC002, the DNA window CGCGTCCCAGTCCACCCGAATCTCACCGGCTTCCAGGTCCACCGCTTGTACGCACTGATCCGTATACGGGAGCAGGCGTTCACGGTCGTCCAGGCTGCCTGCGCAGGGCTTGACTACCATCACATCGTTGGCGCCGGTCTCCAGCATGTGGTCGAGAATCCCGAACAGTTGCCCGTTCTGGTCGATCACCTTGAGACCTTCCAACTGGCTCCAGTAGAACTCGCCATCGTCCAGCACCGGCAGCTCGCTGCGCGGGACCAGGATTTCGAACTCTGCGAAGGTGCGGGCGATCTCGCGATCATCCAGTCCCTTCAGCTTCGCGACCAGGACATTGCCCTGCACGCGACCTTGAACCAGCTCAGCCTGTCGAACCTCGTTGCCACGCTTGAGCGTCCAGCGTCGATAGTCCAGCAGGTTGTCCAACGGATCGGTAAAGGAATACACCTTCACCTCACCACGAATACCGTGCACCGATACGATCTTGCCGAGAACAACCATCTCCTCGGCGGGAGCAGGATTCGTGTTCATCGATCTCAGGCAGCCTTGGCGGCGTCCTTGATCAGCTGAGCAACACGCTCAGACGGTTGAGCGCCTTGGCTCAGCCAGTAGTTCAGACGCTCCTGGTTGACCGAGAACTTGACTTCGGCACCAGTGGCGACAGGGTTGAAGAAACCGACGCGCTCGACGAAACGGCCGTCGCGAGCGTTGCGGCTGTTGGTCACGGTCAGGTGATAGAACGGGCGCTTCTTGGAGCCGCCACGAGCCAGACGAATGGTTACCATGCGTACGTTGTTCCTATGGTTTGCTTGCAAAAAAGAAATGCAGCCCTCGGGCACATAGCCCGAAAGGCCGCATATTCTATGAGCTAAAGCCCCGCGCCGCAAGCCGCAGCGCGTCCGGCCCGCTGGGCGGCGAGCCGTCTGGGGTCACATCTTGGGCATGCCGCCAGGGAACATGCTGCCCATGCCGCGCATCATCTTCGCCATGCCGCCCTTGGCGGTGACCTTCTTCATCATCTTCTGCATCTGCTTGTGCTGCTTGATGAGACGGCCGACATCCTGCACCTGAGTGCCCGAACCCATGGCGATACGGCGCTTGCGCGAGCCACTGATCACTTCCGGATCGCGGCGCTCGCCGGGGGTCATGGAGTTAATGATCGCCTCCATCTGCTTGAACTGCTTCTCCGCCGCGTTCTGCGCGTTGCCCATCTGCGACAGGTTGACGCCGCCGAGCATCGGCAGTTTGTCCATCAGGCTGCCCAGGCCGCCCATGTTCTTCATCTGTTGCAACTGATCGCGGAAGTCTTCTAGGTCGAAGCCCTTGCCCTTCTTGATCTTCTTCGCGAGCTTTTCGGCTTTCTCGCGATCCATGCTCTGCTCGGCCTGCTCGATCAGGCTGAGCACGTCGCCCATGCCGAGGATGCGCGAGGCCACGCGGTCGGGGTGGAACGGATCGAGCGCTTCGCTCTTCTCGCCCATACCGAGGAACTTGATCGGCTTGCCAGTGATGGCACGTACGGACAGCGCGGCACCGCCACGGGCGTCGCCATCGACCTTGGTCAGCACCACGCCAGTCAGCGGCAGCGCGTCGTTGAAGGCCTTGGCGGTGTTGGCGGCGTCCTGGCCGGTCATGGCGTCGACCACGAACAGGGTTTCCACTGGCTTGATCGCCGCGTGGACCTGCTTGATCTCGTCCATCATGTCGGCGTCGATGTGCAGACGGCCGGCGGTGTCGACGATCACCACGTCGATGAACTTCAGCTTGGCCTCGCGGATCGCCGCTTCGGCGATGGCCACGGGCTTCTGGCTGGTATCGGACGGGAAGAAGGTCACGCCGATGTCGCTGGCCAGGGTTTCCAGCTGCTTGATCGCCGCCGGGCGGTAGACGTCGGCGGAAACCACCAGCACGGACTTCTTCTTGCGCTCTTTAAGGAAGCGCGCCAGCTTGCCGGCAGTGGTGGTCTTGCCCGCGCCCTGCAGGCCGGCCATCAGGATGACCGCTGGCGGAGCGGCGTTGAGGTCGAGATCCTCGTTGGCCGCGCCCATCAGCTCGACCAGTTCGGCCTGGACGATCTTCACGAAGGCCTGGCCCGGGGTCAGGCTCTTGGAAACCTCGGTGCCGACCGCGCGATCCTTGATCTTGGCGACGAAGTCCTTGACCACCGGCAGGGCCACGTCGGCCTCCAGCAGGGCCATCCGCACTTCGCGGAGCGTGTCCTTGATGTTGTCCTCGGTCAGCTTGGCCTTGCCGGTGACGTGGCGCAGCGTTTGCGAGAGGCGATCTGTAAGGTTTTCGAACATGCGCGATCCTAATCGGGCCCGGTCGGGCCAAGGTTTGGCTTGTCAGCAAGCCGGCGATTATAGCGAAGTGCGGCCAGCGCCAACACCGCCGATGATCCTGATGTGACGGACCGCTTCGCAGCCCAGAAGCGAACTGTTCTCAGCCGCTTTCTAGGCGCGGGCGATCTGTGCCACACTCACGACCTTTCGGGTCCCCTTTCGAAGGACTGTTCCAAGGACTTATGCAACCTCTGCTGCCCAGCCTGATCGCCGCCGTCCTTTATATCGGCACCACCGTCTACCAGGGCGCAAGCCTGGCCCGCCGCACCTCGCCGCAGAAACCGCTGCTCCTCCTGCTGGGCCTCATCGCCCTGCTCTGCCAGGCCTACAGCCTGAGCCAGGAGCTGCTGACGCCCGCGGGCCTGGCGCTGGACTTCTTCAACGCCGCCAGCCTGATCTCCGCCGCGGTCACCGCCCTGACGCTGCTGGCGTGTCTGCGCATCCCGGTGCACAACCTGCTGCTCTTCCTTTATCCGCTCGGCGCGCTGACCACCCTGCTGGCCTTGCTGATGCCCCACGGCACCATCGAGCCGATCAACGAGCAGCCCGGCATCCTCGCCCACATCCTGCTGTCGATCCTGGCCTACGGCCTGCTGACCATCGCCGTGGTCCAGGCGCTGCTCCTGCTGGTGCAGGACCATCAGCTCAAGCACAAGCACCCGTCGGGACTGATCCGCAACTTCCCGCCCCTGCAGACCATGGAAAGCCTGCTGTTCGGCTTCCTCTGGGGCGGCTGGTCGCTGCTCTCGCTGTCGCTGATCTCCGGCTGGCTGTTCGTCGACAACCTGTTCGCCCAGCATCTGGCGCACAAGACCATCCTGTCCTGCTTCGCCTGGGTGGTATTCGGCGTACTGCTGTGGGGTCGCCACCAGCTCGGCTGGCGCGGCCACAAGGCGATCCGCTGGACCCTTGCGGGTTTCTGCCTGCTGATGCTGGCCTACTTCGGCAGCAAGCTGGTCAAGGAATTCATCCTGCACATCTGAGGCTAACGGTGGCGCCTGAGCGCCGCTGAAGGACATGCGCGCATGGAAGAGATCCACCCCGGCTACCTGATCGGCCTGCTCGTCTTCCTGATCCTCTGCTCGGCGTTCTTCTCCAGCGTCGAGACCGGCATGCTCAGCCTCGACCGCTACCGCCTGCGCCACCTGTCCAAGAAGGGTAACCGAGGCGCGCGGCGTACCAGTTGGCTGCTGCTGCGCACCGACCGGCTGCTGGGCACCATCCTGATCGGCAACAACTTCGTCAACATCGTCGCCTCGTCCCTGGCGACCCTGCTGGCCCTGCGCCTGTGGGGCGAGGCCGGCGTGGCCATCGCCACTGTCGCGCTGACGCTGGTCCTGCTGATCTTCGGCGAGATCACCCCCAAGACCTACGCCGCCCTGCGCCCCGAGCGCGTGGCTTTCCCCGCCAGCCTGCCGCTGCTGTGGATGCAGAAGCTGTTCAGCCCGCTGCTCTGGCTAATGACCGGCATCAGCAACGCGCTGCTGCGCATGGGCGGCCTCGACCCGACCCAGCGCGGCGGCAAGCCACTGAACAACGACGAGCTGCGCAGCGTGGTCACCGACTCCAGCGAGAAACTCACCCACAACCGCCA includes these proteins:
- the rimM gene encoding ribosome maturation factor RimM (Essential for efficient processing of 16S rRNA) — its product is MNTNPAPAEEMVVLGKIVSVHGIRGEVKVYSFTDPLDNLLDYRRWTLKRGNEVRQAELVQGRVQGNVLVAKLKGLDDREIARTFAEFEILVPRSELPVLDDGEFYWSQLEGLKVIDQNGQLFGILDHMLETGANDVMVVKPCAGSLDDRERLLPYTDQCVQAVDLEAGEIRVDWDADF
- the rpsP gene encoding 30S ribosomal protein S16, whose translation is MVTIRLARGGSKKRPFYHLTVTNSRNARDGRFVERVGFFNPVATGAEVKFSVNQERLNYWLSQGAQPSERVAQLIKDAAKAA
- a CDS encoding inner membrane protein YpjD, whose protein sequence is MQPLLPSLIAAVLYIGTTVYQGASLARRTSPQKPLLLLLGLIALLCQAYSLSQELLTPAGLALDFFNAASLISAAVTALTLLACLRIPVHNLLLFLYPLGALTTLLALLMPHGTIEPINEQPGILAHILLSILAYGLLTIAVVQALLLLVQDHQLKHKHPSGLIRNFPPLQTMESLLFGFLWGGWSLLSLSLISGWLFVDNLFAQHLAHKTILSCFAWVVFGVLLWGRHQLGWRGHKAIRWTLAGFCLLMLAYFGSKLVKEFILHI
- the ffh gene encoding signal recognition particle protein, whose product is MFENLTDRLSQTLRHVTGKAKLTEDNIKDTLREVRMALLEADVALPVVKDFVAKIKDRAVGTEVSKSLTPGQAFVKIVQAELVELMGAANEDLDLNAAPPAVILMAGLQGAGKTTTAGKLARFLKERKKKSVLVVSADVYRPAAIKQLETLASDIGVTFFPSDTSQKPVAIAEAAIREAKLKFIDVVIVDTAGRLHIDADMMDEIKQVHAAIKPVETLFVVDAMTGQDAANTAKAFNDALPLTGVVLTKVDGDARGGAALSVRAITGKPIKFLGMGEKSEALDPFHPDRVASRILGMGDVLSLIEQAEQSMDREKAEKLAKKIKKGKGFDLEDFRDQLQQMKNMGGLGSLMDKLPMLGGVNLSQMGNAQNAAEKQFKQMEAIINSMTPGERRDPEVISGSRKRRIAMGSGTQVQDVGRLIKQHKQMQKMMKKVTAKGGMAKMMRGMGSMFPGGMPKM